AAGATGCTCCAGGCCGGCGGCGAGGTGGTGTACGTCAACGAGCCGCTCAACCCGAGCCGCCCGCCCGGCCGTTCCCCCGGCGTGCTCAACGCCTCGGTGACGCACGCCTTCCAGTACATATGCGAGGACAACGAGGCGCCCTGGCTGCGGGCGTTCGGCGACACCACGCGGCTGCGTTACCGCACGCTCGCCGAGCTGCGCGCCAACCGCGCGCTCCCCGATCTGGCCCGGCTCGCCAAGAACGCCTCGGCGTTCACGGTCGGCCGGGTGCGCGGGCGGCGGGCGCTGCTGGACGACCCGTACGCGGTGCTGTCGGCGGCCTGGTTCGCCCGGCGGCTGGGCGCGGTCGCGATCGTGCTGATCCGCGATCCGGTGACCTGGTCGGGGAGCTGGCGCAAGCTCGGCTGGACGACGTACTTCCACGAGCTGCTGGAGCAGCCGCTGCTGATGCGCGACCTGCTGGGCGAACACGCCGACGAGCTGCGCGCGCTGGTGGGCAGTCAGGACGAGCTGGCGAAGAACGCGGCGCTGTGGCGCGTCACGTACGACGCGATCGACGCGATGCGCAAGGACGTCGAGTCGCTGCACGTCGTGCGCTACGAGGACCTGGCCGGGGACCCGGAGACGGGCTTCGGCGAGCTGTACGGCACGTGCGGGCTGACCTGGGACGCCTCGGCGCGGCAGGCGGTGCGGGCGGCCACGCAGGCGGAGAACGCGCCGACGCGGGCGATGTCCTGGAGCCTCAGGGGTGGCCTGTCCCGGACGGCCTACCAGCCGATGGACAGCAAGGCGGCGCTGGTGACGTACCGGGAGCGGCTCACCGAGGAGGAGATCGCCCGCGTGAAGGAGCTGACGGCGGACGTGCGCGCCCGCTACTACGCGGGCTGACCGCGCCGCCGCAGCGGGAGGAGCGCGCGGCGCGGCGGCCGGACCATCAGCTCGTCGACGAGCGTGCCGAACCGCCGCACGGTGTCCGGCAGTTCGCTGACCCCGGCAGTGGCGACGAACGCCTCGGGCCGGTCCAGCGCGGCCGTCAGCAGCAGCCGGAAGTCCTGCTCCGTGGCCGCGGTCCGGATCAGCCCGGCCTCGTCCAGCCGCCGGGAGAACCGCACTTGGTGGTCGTCGATGTGCTCGCCCAGTTCCGGGCGGCGCGGCACGACGATGGGCACCTTGCCCACGCCGCGCGCGTCCATGATCGAGCCGGGGCCGCCCTGGCAGACGATGACCGCCGACCGGCGCAGAGCCGCCTGGAGTTCGGCGTGCGGCATCATCGCGGTGGCCTCGATGCCAGGCCCGGCGGCCGGTGGCGGGGTGAAGCCGTGCTGCACGGTCCAGCGCAGCGGGGGGCGTTCGGCCTGCCACCGTTCGATCCAGGTCATCAACCGGGTGAAGTGGTGGTGGTCGGTGCCGACCGTCACCAGGACGCGGGACATCTCACATCACCTTTCCGACGACGACCGAGCCGTCGTACAACTCGCGCTGGTCTTCCCACTGGACGAGGAAGAGATCGGTCACCGGCCGGCACAGCCGGCCGGTCACGGTCCTGCTGTCGATGCGGTCGAAGACCTCCAGGTAGGCCGTGCGCGTGCCGCGCAGCCGGGCCACCCAGAAGAAGGGGACGGCGACCCCGGCGCCCGAGCTGACGACCAGGTCCGGCGCGTACCGGGGGATGAGGCGGAGGGCGAGCCACAGGTTCCGCAGGAGGTTGGGGATGTTGCGGGTGGTCGGGTGGTAGGCCCAGCGGACGTTCTCGCCGTCGAGCAGCGAGCGCGCGTCGGTGGTGTCGAAC
Above is a window of Streptomyces sp. NBC_01803 DNA encoding:
- a CDS encoding sulfotransferase — protein: MTVTRPILITGLPRSGTSWVGKMLQAGGEVVYVNEPLNPSRPPGRSPGVLNASVTHAFQYICEDNEAPWLRAFGDTTRLRYRTLAELRANRALPDLARLAKNASAFTVGRVRGRRALLDDPYAVLSAAWFARRLGAVAIVLIRDPVTWSGSWRKLGWTTYFHELLEQPLLMRDLLGEHADELRALVGSQDELAKNAALWRVTYDAIDAMRKDVESLHVVRYEDLAGDPETGFGELYGTCGLTWDASARQAVRAATQAENAPTRAMSWSLRGGLSRTAYQPMDSKAALVTYRERLTEEEIARVKELTADVRARYYAG
- a CDS encoding glycosyltransferase produces the protein MSRVLVTVGTDHHHFTRLMTWIERWQAERPPLRWTVQHGFTPPPAAGPGIEATAMMPHAELQAALRRSAVIVCQGGPGSIMDARGVGKVPIVVPRRPELGEHIDDHQVRFSRRLDEAGLIRTAATEQDFRLLLTAALDRPEAFVATAGVSELPDTVRRFGTLVDELMVRPPRRALLPLRRRGQPA